GGGTAAAAATAAAAGCCAAATTGAGTCACTGTTAAACCTATTTTACACATCAACGTGTGTAGGAAATAaacaaattaaattaactaaaaCCCAGCTTGTTCCAAAATACATGCGCTTAAATTTAAGTATGTGGATCACTCGACAACACAGAACGCATCGTGCAAACAAAGGCATTTTGAAATTTGCAAGACGTATCTTTTTATAATAGTTTTTCCTGTTAGTTGAGTTCCAACATTTTTTCTCTCTGCAAGAAGTTTTAAGGGAAGtcgagtttcaagggaagtggGACTGTTAGTACATATAGCCATAATAATTACATTGTACATTTTTCAAGTCTTTTTGCCTTTTTAACTATTTTGCAAATTTTCTTAAAAGCTAAGTTTCACGATTTACTTTCCAACGTAGCAAAATTCATTATTAAGAATCAGAAGAAACGTCAAATTAGCAACACAACGGAAGCGGCAATCGGCATAGATAGCCATAATGCTTTTACGATGATGTGAAAACTAACCTCTTTTACTTAAAAAGTGGAAGAAAGCAAAATATCTCAATGTAAATGGGTAATACGTTGAAGCCATCTTTCAACGGTTGATGAGAAACAGTTTAGgcagaaaagtttttttttttagcagacagaaaatatatatattaaaagttaAGGAACATGTCGTACATGAGATTCATAGTTAGTGTCACGCAGGACACTTTGATTACCTAAGATTGCTAAAGTATTACAAGCATTATAGGATAAAAGTTTTTCAAAAACATATTGTTCTACTAGATCACATTCTACTAGGATTTTTACTCCACTGGTGGATCAACAaaaactttcttcttcttcctgagATCAGCGATTGCCATCTGTGCTAGTTGGTGAGATACCTTATTCCCTTGCCTGAACTCGTGCTGGATGATTACCTGCTTCTGTTGGTGTATTAACAACCTGCATTTGTTGACAGTGTTAACATAAAGATTATTACCTTGTTGGATTGACAGGATTACCTCCGTCAAATCTGTTTCAATTTGTAGAGAAACAACCCCCAATCAAGGGCTGTTTTAAGTCCATCTAGTAGAGCTTTGATCTCAGCATGCAGTGATCCACGTGCATGTGCTGATTTGGTATAGCCAACTATCCAGTGGCCATTAGCATTTCTGATTACTCCACCCAGGCCACAAATTTGCATATTTTTATGGGAACTTGCATCAATGTTTAATTTGAACCATCCCATTGGGGGTATATGCCACTTAACATTGATATGGATTTTTGAAGAAGGAAGAATACTCTTTTCAGTTGGGAGACGAAATTCAGTAGCTCTTTCCATGATGTGTTTAATGTTGATAGGGTGATTTGTATTGTTCTGgttattactattcctatcaatCAAAATATGCCAGATAGCAAAAGGGAAGAACAGATCCCAATTTAAAAAATTATTGTTAAACGGATAGTCAAATTTTTTTAATTGGATTAACCAATGATCACCATCTTCTTTATAGGAGTTTTGCTATCCAAGGCTGTCCCAAGGTGTTTGCTGGCTTGGCACTTGAAGAAGATATGGGTTATGGATTCTTCTATATGGTCTCTATATATAGGGCAGTGGGGGTCAATGTTAAGGCCAATTTTTGCTAGATATTGTCTACAAGGAATTCTGTTATGAAAGCATTGCCATAAGAAGAATTTGATTTTGTTTGGGTATGCAAGGTCCCAAATCCATTTAAAGTCAATTTCCCTGCCCTTATTAGTGTCCATGATTGTATAGCAagttttgtttgtaaagaagCCTTTTGTATTTAGGGACCAAATAGGGATATCACAATTTGGTCTTTTAACATGGATTTTAACCTTTGATATGGTGTCCATGATTTTTTTGGGGAGATTGAGGGATATATTGCCAAAGTACCAGTTTTTGCCATCAAAGATGTctcttatttttaaaaagtaaTCATAAATTAATAAAGAGCCTTCTATTGTTTTTCTAAGGCTCCCCAAATTAGGAATCCAATTTGCTTCCCAAATGTTCTTGTTGGAGTGGAGACGGGGTTGCCAAATGATGCCTTTGGAACATAGCTCCCACCCCGTTTGAATACTTTTCCATATAAACGAATGTTTTCTAGTGTTGATGTTGTTAGCATAGTTATTAACAATTAGTTGTGCACATGGGGTGGTAGGGTTCGTAATGGCTCTCCAGGCTAGGCTGGCATGGTTACAAAGGTTTTTATTTTTGGCCTTATGGAGTCCAAGGCCTCCTTTGCTTTTTGGTTGGCAAATGATGGACCATTTAATGAGTTGAATTCTTCTCCTCTCATTTGTAGTACCCCATATGAAATCCCTTTAAACTTTGTCTGTTTTATTAAGAATGTTCGTAGGAAGTAGGGTAATTGCATATAGTGGTTTGGGATTGAGTTTAGACAAGAAAGTGAGAGAGTTGTCCAGCCCGCTATATTGATAAAATTCATTTTCCAAGCCATTAGTTTGGCTCTCATTTTGTCAATTATGAATTGATAATCTTTTGGTCTAGGGTGTTTTCTTAATATAGGAAAGCCTAGATATGTACCAAAGGAATCTCTTCTTTTAATACTCAAAGTATTGGAAATTTCTTTCGTGAGTGTTTGGGGACAATTGTTAGAAAAGATAATTTTTGACTTTGAGATCTTAATACATTTCCCTGAGAGATTGCAAAAAAGGTCTAAGCCTTTTTGGATTGTATGCCACGATTTCATATTGGCTTTAGCCATAAGGGTGAGATCATCCGCAAAGAAAAGGTGTAAAAACTTGGGGCTTCTTTACTCTATGGTAATTGGATCCCAATTCCTAACATCAACTTCATGGTTTATGTATCTTGACAACATTTCCAGACAAAGAATAAAGACATAGGGATATATAGGTTCCCCTTGCCTAATTCCCCGACTTGGTTTGAAAAAGGTAGTAATTGAGCCATTAACAAGAACAGCTATGGAACGAGTTGAGATGCAGTTTAAGAGGAGTTTTTTAAGATTTGGAGGGAAATTGAAGTAGGTTAAAGTGTGATGCACAAAAGACCATTCTAACCGGTCAAAATCCTTTTCAAGGTCAATTTTTAGGAGCATATGACcttgttttccttttaatttATGGATTTTTGAAACAAGCTCCTGTATGATAATAGCATTATTAGACGCCCTTCTACTAATATAAAACTGGTTTGACAAGGACTAATAAGCTGATCAAGAAAAGGTTTGAGACAATTTGCAAGGATTTTAGTGATTAATTTATATATAGTGTTGCAAAGGCCAATAGGTCTAAAATTCTTGATGTTAATTGCATTGGGTATCTTTGGAATTAGGTAGAGGTATGTTTTGTTAAGTTCTTGGGGGATTTCCTGATTCCTAAAAATATCATGACACAAGTTTGTTACAGAGGGTCCTATAATATCCCAATATTTTTGGAAAAAGAATGGGTGGAGGTCATCCGGTCCAGGCGCTTTGAAAGGTTTAAAGGAGAATAAAGCCTTTTTGATTTCAATATCAATTAAGGGGTTATCTAGGCCATTAAGAATTAAAGAGTTTTGAGAGATGTTTTTTAGAGGGGTAAACCTACTAGAATTGTTGTGTGAAGTGGTAAAAAATATTAGTGAAATAATTACAAACATGAGAGATGATTAGATGAGGGTCATTGATCCAATTTCTTGCCTCATCTTTAAAGAAATTaatcttatttcttctttttctatcggAGACAGAAATGTGTGCAAAAATTTAGTGTTAGCATCTCCCTTGTTTAGCCACATTACCCGTGACCTTAATTTCCAATAGTCTTCTTCTATTATTAATAAATCATTGTAATCTTTTTTTAGGTTGGTTtctagggtttgaaggaaaatacTATAAGGATAGTGTTTGGAATTTTGAATACCTTGAAGTCGGGctaggatttttcttttttttttcccatTATACCTCCAAATGTGTGATGCTTCCAAGCCTTTACTTTTTCTATGAAAATTTTGCTAGCCCTATTATAATCAGTGTTTGTCCAATTGTTTTAAACTAGGGACTTGAATTCTTGATGCTTGCACCAGTAGGTCTCAAGTCTAAAGGGTGGCTTGTATAGAAAATTACTTTTAGGGATTAATTCTACTAAGATAGAGTTATGGTCCGAATGAGTCTTAGGAAGGTGGATAATTGAACTCTTTGGGAATAGGTTAATCCATTCCTTATTTCATAACACCTTATCCAACCTTTCCATAATCAAACCCTTATTATTATGCCTATAGTTGGACCAAGTATATTTACACCATTTATACCCTAAGTCAATTAAGTTACAATTGTTAATCTTTGACCAAAGATATTTTGCCCTACTATCCTTTATACAATTGCCACCAAATTTTTCATTTGAGCAGAAAACATCATTGAAATCTCCCCCTAATAATCAAGAACCATCATAATTATTGCTAATGTTCTCAAGATTATCCCACATCTTATTTCTGTTGAGCATATTTGTACTAGCATAAATAGCACTAAAAAGTCAATATTTACGTATAAGAGTTACCTCAATTGTAGCATGAATTTCTTGATCCCTTTGAACAAAGTTTTGAATGGTGACAATTTCATGGTTGTACAAGACCACTATCCCTCCTGCCTGGCCTTCAGTTGGCACTTCTATCAATTCAGTAAACCCAAAATCATCCAGCAACTCCAAATAATTTCCCATTCTAGTTTCTAACAAAGCTACCATTTAAGGTCCATGTGTATCTACCATTTCCCTGAAGTTCCTCCTAAAGTTGTCATTGTTCCCTCCCCTTATGTTCCAAATGATAATATTAGTAGGTCGATTCATTGCGATATTAAGATTCGAGTTGGCCAGATCCCcattttccctcactaccccTAGGAATGGGTTCATTCTCATTGATGGAACTAGGATCATGGCTCTGTTTCCTACTGTTGGATCCTGTGTTGGTCTTATGTCCATCGAGCATTTGTATAATGCTAGGGCAACTGAGCACGTGCCTCTTCTCTTGCCTCTCTGTGAAGAGAAACACTTTACTCCATCGAGACTTGAGATTTCTAGGACTCTTTCTAAGAGTAGATTGAGGGGTTCCTCCTCCTCTTCCATTTCTGCCTCTACTGGGTCTGGTGCATGTAATTGATTGTGGGGAGGAGAGGGTGGTTGTTGATGAGGTTGTGTATTGGTGGCTCTTGGGTTGGCTGAGGTTGTTCCCATGGTAGGAATATGGGATTCAATTGGGATAAATTCTCTTGCATGAAGAAGGGCATGTCCAGGAGTGCATTTTGTGGGTAGATCGGATTGAAGTGTGGAGGTAAGTTCCATTGGTTCCTTATTGCATGGACCAGTTGTGGATTCACTGAGGGTGCTAGGGGTTGATGGATATTGTTGAATCATTCTTGATTGAGGTAATTGTTCATGTCCAACTTCATACCTTCTATCACAAGTTGGGCTAGGTATTGAGTGTCGTGAAGGATGATGATCTAGTCCTGGCTATTTATCAGGATATTGAACGAGCATGCATGTCTCATCAGGCCCATTTTCATCCATGACATAAGTTGATAATTCTATGTTTGGGGTGGTTGAACGTAAATTATTTGAGGATTTTCTGGTTGAGGGTGTAGAGGTAAAAGATTTTCCATGGCAATTCTATGTTGACGAAGAATTTGGAGAAGTCTGCGTCTCCTCCTTAAAGATGATGGTATGCTGGGCATTGTGGCCAGTGTTTTGTTCACTTAAAGACTCTAACTTAGGTGTGGGGGAGGGGCTATTGGATATATGAGAGGGATTGGTTGATAAGGTAATGATTGGGGATTCTTTTTGCATGTTTTTGAGTCCCCAAGATTGAGTTTTATAGGTTGATTTTCCATATCCTTTGTGTGCTCTAGGTTGACTGACACTTGtccagttttttctttttcttttgccatTTGGATGGCATGCTTATGGGGTGAGAGTTGATAAGATCTTGAGGAAAGATCTTGCTTGAGGGTTTGGGTAATCGTTGGTTTATTACCaatttgcttgttagtaaggttAGTATTAACTATTTCATTGTGTTTTTTACTAGGGGTAGTATGGTCACTTTGATGGTAATCTTGCATGGCCACATTGTTAATGTGATTAGTAGGACTAATAGAAAAAGACACGTTTGTGTCTAGCATGTCAATGTCTTTGTTAGTTAAGGACATTTGTTCAATTGCATGGCAATTATTAAAAttatctttttgatttttttctcccTTGGTAGTTTCTTCCAAAACCATTGGCTCTTCACATAGAAGGGAAAAGTTGTTTCTTGTTGTCAAGTTGGTTTGATCACCAACCATAGTGGCCGTAGATTGGGGATTGTGTGTGTGTAATAAAGGAGAAGCATTCTTATGGTCTTTAGATTTGTATTGTAAGAGTTGTGTATCTAAGTACTTACCAGAGTTGGCATTGAACAATTTAACTGTGATACCTGGGCCATTTGATTTTTTGATCGGATTTGCATTGATGTGCTTTTGATTACCTCTTGCAACTTGTTGTTTCCTTTggtaaaaaaactattttccatTCTTCTTGTTTCTCCTCAAcctttattgttgttgattgctcCCTGTATGGTTCTTCATTGTCCTTTATTTTGTGTATAATATAGGTACATTGTTTTGCTATGTGTTCTAGTCGTCCACAATTTTTACAAAGAAAACTTTCTCCTTCATAATGGATTACTTGTTTGTGGTGgccaaaatagagaaaaggtTGGATTGGGATTTCCAAAGGGAGCTCTACACATAGTCTTGCATAACGACCTCTCAGGGTAGTTGATGTGCAAACATCTATTTTTAGTAGCCGGCCAATTGCATTACCAATTTTTTCTAGAATTTTTCCATCGTAAAATTCAGTAGGTAATTGGGGAAGTCTAACCCATACTGCCGATCTTGTTACTTTCTCTTTGGTAGCAACAAAATTTGGCTTCCATCTTGTAATGGAGAGGAAGTGTCTGTTGATGAACCAAGGTCCTTGATGTATAGCTTTATCCATATTTTCCTTCCTCTTGAATTTAATGATGTAGTAGTCTTCTCCGAGATCAATTAATTGGAAATCTTCGGTTGGTCTCCATAGTTCTTGAATTTTTTTCTTTAGATAGTGATGTAGCATTCGTTTGCCCACTAGTTTTACAATGATGAAATTTTTCCATGGCTCGTAAATTCTTACTTTCTCCTCCTCAGTAAGTGAGATGAATTTGATGCCCTGTGAGTGTGTTAAAGTTGTATGATCAACCATGAATtcttctgaaccaatacttgggaAATCCATGTTGGATTTATTGTCAATAGATGTAAAGAACATTGGATTTGAAGTGGTTAACATTTCTTTGAAGGTTGGTTTGATCATGTCTTGATCAATATCTGGGGGTTTGGGTGGTATCGTGTATTGTGGTGCATAAGGCGGGGGATCTATTTTCACAGAGAGAGAATTATCGAAAAATCCCTTAACCATTCTTCTTTCCTTTTGCTTTAGGTAGAAAAGTTGTTTGTTCAATGAAAGACCAAACGTGAGTCTGAGTTTTTTATTATTCAGGCGAAGACTTTTGAACTATGTAGCAGTTGGGCTCTGTTGAAATGTTGCTTCTTCTAAGTAAGATAATGATTAATAGAGGTAGGtttaataaaaatttacaaaGAGTCATGACTTTTGAGTGTTTAACCGAAGGGCCAAAAAAATTGAAACAAAGAGGAAAGAAGCAAAATAATAGAGAAAAGgtaaaaaattgagaaaaaagatAAGTTGAAATCCTGGCTTAGAAGAGTGCCACATCTATGACCCTCAACTATAGATATATATAGATTGTGCATGCACATAATCATGGACTCTGTAAAGAATAGCAGATGAAAAGTATAATTTGGAAATCTTCTGCTAGCCCAAGATCGTTAACTAATATTGGAGAATTCAATTAAAGAATATGAAGCTTAAAAAGAGAAGAGAGTTTTTGGAGAGGGAAACTTTGTTTAGGAGAGAAGGTTTTCTTAATTTTTGGATTAATTACAAATGCCTAAGACTACTCCTATTTATACTTGTCTAAGGATGATTCTAGATACAAAAATAATCTAGACAATTCTAATATCTTCCCTAAATATCAGAGACTCTAGAGCATCTGGATATTTCTTAAGTACAAATATCAAAGATAGTACTCCATAACTTTCTAGAAACTTCTTCTAATTATATATAATTCTTACTCTTCCAAATAATCTACTTTATTTTTTCACACTCCCCCTTGAAGTGATTTTTGGAAGCTATCCCAAACTTGTCGTGGATGAACTCAACCGATGCTTTAGGATGTGTCTTGGTGAAGATCTCAACACTATTTTTCCGGATCCTCTTGCTTCCCCCAAATATTGAAGGTTCTTCAATTGGTCCTGCAAAGGAACATGAGTACGTGTTGGCGAAATTTTTATCTCTGAAACGAGTTGGCTTGACAATAGTTCTTTTTGGCCTTCCTAAAATACTTGAATCATCTCCTTGCTGAGTTTCATGTCGTTGAGTTTTCGGGCTCCCCCTTTCTCTTAGCTCCTCAACAACTATATTATCTAAAGAAGTACCTGTGATGGGAGATTTGATGCTTCAAGGTTCAAGGGTTTAGGACCTGCCCCTTCTTCTGCAACTCCATAATATAAATAGACTTCGTCGAATATGATATCCCTTGAAACAACGAACAGATGATTTTTAGGATCCATACACTTCTAGCCCTTTTTCCTTTCATCATATTCGACAAAGATGCATTTTCTTGCCTTGGCATCCAAGTTGCTCCATTGAGAATTCAGGATGTGAACATAACAAATAGAGCCAAAAACTTTGAGGTATTTAATATAAGCTTTTCTCCAAACATTAATTCATAGAGAGACTTCTTTTTTGGAGAAAGCGGCATCCTGTTAATCACATACACTGCATATTTCATACCTTCAATCTACAAGGCTCTAGATAAATTCTTGACATGAAGCCAACTCTTACATGTCTCAGTTAAGTGTCGGATCTTCCTTTCATCCACTCCATTTTATTGTGGCATATCAGTGCAAAGAAGAGGTGAGATATTTGATGGTTGTTATTTCCTATAGTAATTGGATTCCAATAACCTAGATCTACCTTGTGATTGATGAGCGTAGAAAGCATCTTCATGCAGAGTATAAACAAATATGGGGACATAGGGTCACCCTGTCTAATACATCTACTGGGGGAAATATAATTAGTTCTAGTTCTATTAACCAAGATGGCTATCTTAATAGTTGAAACACGGTTCATAATGAGCTTAGTAATATTTGGGGAAAATTTAAAAATGGTCAAGGCTCTATAGACAAAAAAAAACATTCAAGACGATTAAAGGACTTTTCAAgatctatttttaaaattatattatgCTTCTTACCACGATAATtattcattttaagaattaattctTGAATAATGATAGCATTATCACAAGCTTTCCTATTTTTAAGGCAGCTATCTTGGTAGGGGCTAATTAGAGTATTTAGAAAAGGTTTCAAACGGTTAGTAGTGATCTTAGTAATAATTTTTAAATAGTATTGCATAAACCTATGAGTATAAAGTTTTTTAAGTTATTAGCATTTGGAATCTTTGGAATTAGGCAGAGAAAGGTATCATTTATTCCTTCAGGGATCGTACCACTATTGAATACCTCCTGGCAAAGCCTAGTAACTGAGTTACCAATTATGTTCCAatatttttggaagaaaaaaggATGAAGAGCATCCGGGCAGGGGCCTTGTGTGGTTTAAAGGAAAAACAAGGTTTTATAATTTCAGAATTAGTGATGGGATTATCTAACGAGGCTAAGTCTAAATTGATAAAACATTTGAGATCATTCTTTATACTGCTTCAGGGAGATATGCGAAGTTgtgtaaatatttttaaaataatcaCTTGTATGATTGATGATGGCTTTAGGATCATTAatccaatttccttggttatttttaaggaaaacaattttgtttttcctttttctattaGTAGCCATAGTTTGGAAAAATTTACTATTCGCATCACCCTCATTTAACTAATGGATTCTTGAATGAAGCTTCCAGTAGTCCTCATCAATTTTGAGGAttatgatcggaatgagtttttgGTAGATGGGTTATAGAAGCATTAGGAAAATTTTGGATCTATTGATCATTACCAAACACTTTGTCAAGACATTGCATAATAAGACTATTATTAGCAAATCTACTATTTGACCAAGTATATTTGCAACCTTTATAACAAAGTTCTAATGATTTGCAATAGTTAAGACGAGACCAAAGTTTAAAAGCACGTCTACGGTTCAAAGGTCTACCTCCTAATTTTTTCATTAGCACTAAACACATAGTTAAAGTCACCACCTACTAGCCATGGCCCATTATGGCTATCCGCAATATTTTCCATATTTTTCCACATTTGGTCTCTAATAACAGAATTAGTACTTGCATATATTGAAGAAAATAACCATTTAAAATTTGTAGGACGTACCTCAATTGTCTCGTGTATTTCATAGTTTCTACGAACAAAGTTGTGAACGTTCACTTTGGTATGATTCCAAAGTATCACCATACCACCAACCTAGCCTTCCGCTGGCACTTACTCCGACAAACCAAAGTCATTCATAAGAGAGATATGAGCTTGCATTCTAGTTTCAAGGAGGGTACCCATGCATGGCCTGTGATGAACCATGAGTTCCCTAAAAATTTCTTTGAAAATCCTCATTATTCCCACCCCTAATGTTCCAGATGATGAAATTTGTGGACTTAACATATTATCAGTTTGAGTTGGTTTGTGTCCATTCTCCATCCTTTCCCTGGCAGGGGTTGAGTTCCCCATTAGAGATGGCACTAGGATCATTGCTCTGTTCCCTACCGTCGGGTCCTATGGTGAGCGAATATCCATTGCACATATGTATAGATTCCGAGGACATGAAAGGCCTCTTCTCTTAAGTTTCTTTGAACAAGTAGACTTTTACCTCGTTTAGATTTCTCAATTCCACCAGTGATTCTCCTATCAAGTCTATTTGGTCGATCATTTCCTCTTCCATTGGATTGCCTACATTTGGAACTGCTGGAGGATTGAGGTTGACATCTTCCATGTGCATTTTCATGTTGGGATTTTGTGGTTGTTGTTGGGGTTGTGGTGCTTCCCACTGCATCAAGATTGGGTTCAATGCTGGTAGGTCTTCCGGGGGAAAGAAAGGGAGATCCAAACCTAGGTTATGGGGTAGTATAGGGACTGGATTGAAGTGAGGTGGTAGGTTCTATTGGGCTCTCATCTCTTGCACTAGATTTGGGTTCatttccggtgctaggggttgtAAGATGTTGTTCACTCATACACGGTTCATATAGTTTCTCATAGCAAGGTGAAGACCCTCGGACACTAGTTGAGCTAGGTAGCGTGGATTTGGATTAGTATCACACTCTCTTGTCCATTGATTGTGGCATTGAACATAAGACCCCTTCCCATAAGCCCTATCTCTATCCAGGACAGAGGGTGGTGGTCCTGTGGAATTGGAGGTTGAACATAGATTATTGGGGTGTTTAGAAGCTGTTGTGGGAGTGGTGGGAGATTTGTCATATTCATTAGGCGGGGGTGGCGGAGGATTTGAATGAGTCGATATCTCCTCTGGTTGTTTAGAGGAAGTCTTGGCATTGTTAGAGAGAATGTTGTCACTTAAATTAGGAGGGATTGAAAAGTATGAAATGATTATATCTACATGCATGCAATTTAGAGGGGTTAGCGTAGAAGATATAATAGAAGATCATGCATGCTTAGCTTTGGCCACATGTCGCAAGCCTTCTTCCATTTGTTCATTATGCAGGATTTGTGGGGACAAGTGTGGGTTAGTATTTATAACATTTTTATCTTTTGTTAAAAGGTTTCTAGAACTAATTACATGGAGTTAGTAGGGTTGCTTGTTAAGTTAATTATTTGATCTTTCCTACAAGCTATATTATAAACGAGATTAACAGCTTTAGTAGAGGTATTAGTAGTACCAGTAGTAATTGACGTGTATAACTTTCCAATGGAGTGCTGCATGTTAAGATAATTAGGTAATATAGAATTATTTTGTTGTGGAATATTATCCAAAATGGTATGCTCACTACACAGCTTAGAGAAACGGTTTTATAGCTGAAACCAGCTGGTTTCTCAGCCATAATGGTATTAGTGATATTGGCCATACGAACATGGACCTTACTGCCTTTGCTAAAGGACAAGGAGTTAGATTCTTCATTGATAAATTTTAACTTTTGAGTATTAATGTATTTACCTGTGGAGGCATTAAATATGTTAACATATATACCTGCCTCCATAGTA
This sequence is a window from Nicotiana sylvestris chromosome 3, ASM39365v2, whole genome shotgun sequence. Protein-coding genes within it:
- the LOC138887226 gene encoding uncharacterized protein is translated as MVKGFFDNSLSVKIDPPPYAPQYTIPPKPPDIDQDMIKPTFKEMLTTSNPMFFTSIDNKSNMDFPSIGSEEFMVDHTTLTHSQGIKFISLTEEEKVRIYEPWKNFIIVKLVGKRMLHHYLKKKIQELWRPTEDFQLIDLGEDYYIIKFKRKENMDKAIHQGPWFINRHFLSITRWKPNFVATKEKVTRSAVWVRLPQLPTEFYDGKILEKIGNAIGRLLKIDVCTSTTLRGRYARLCVELPLEIPIQPFLYFGHHKQVIHYEGESFLCKNCGRLEHIAKQCTYIIHKIKDNEEPYREQSTTIKVEEKQEEWKIVFLPKETTSCKR